One Leishmania donovani BPK282A1 complete genome, chromosome 15 genomic window carries:
- a CDS encoding glutaminyl-tRNA synthetase, putative — translation MAGPAAAEVKEMETKRDLSILQNGRPVPGCRNTRELLEAHEKVTGGKPYFRFPPEPNGFLHIGHAKSMNLNFGSARAHGGKCYLRYDDTNPESEDQVYIDAIMEMVDWMGWKPDWVTFSSDYFDQLHTFAVQLIKDGKAYVDHSTPDELKQQREQREDSPWRNRSVEENLLLFKHMRQGRYAEGEATLRVKADMKSDNPNMRDFIAYRVKYVEHPHIKDKWCIYPSYDFTHCLIDSLEDIDYSLCTLEFETRRESYFWLLNELNLWRPYVWEFSRLNVTGSLLSKRKINVLVRKGIVRGFDDPRLLTLAGMRRRGYTPAAINRFCELVGITRSMNVIQISMLENTLREDLDERCERRLMVIDPIKVVVDNWKGERIFECPNHPRKPELGSRALTFTDTFYVDRSDFHTDDDNNKFYGLAPGPRVVGLKYSGNVVCKSFEVDAKGQPMVIHVDIDFERKDKPKTNISWVSATACTPVEVRLYNALLKDDRAAIDPEFLKFIDEKSEVVSHGYAEKGVENFKHFESIQAERFGYFVVDPDTTADHLVMNRVLGLREDKSKATVAEPVPAKRK, via the coding sequence ATGGCGGGaccggcagctgcagaagtgAAAGAAATGGAGACGAAGCGCGACCTGTCGATCCTGCAGAACGGCCGTCCCGTCCCGGGGTGCCGGAACACGCgcgagctgctcgaggcGCACGAGAAGGTCACCGGCGGGAAGCCGTACTTCCGTTTCCCCCCGGAGCCGAATGGCTTCCTGCACATTGGCCATGCCAAGAGCATGAACCTCAACTTCGgcagcgcacgtgcgcacggtGGCAAGTGCTACCTGCGCTACGACGATACGAACCCTGAGTCGGAGGATCAGGTCTACATTGACGCTATCATGGAGATGGTGGACTGGATGGGGTGGAAACCGGACTGGgtcaccttctcctccgaCTACTTCGACCAGCTGCACACCTTCGCCGTGCAGCTCATCAAGGATGGGAAGGCCTACGTCGATCACAGCACGCCAGACgagctgaagcagcagcgggagcagcgcgaggacAGCCCGTGGCGCAACCGCAGCGTCGAGGAGAATCTGCTCCTCTTCAAGCACATGCGCCAGGGCCGCTACGCCGAGGGCGAGGCGACGCTTCGCGTGAAGGCCGATATGAAGAGCGACAACCCGAACATGCGCGACTTCATTGCGTACCGCGTCAAGTACGTCGAGCACCCGCACATCAAGGACAAGTGGTGCATCTACCCAAGCTACGACTTCACCCACTGCCTCATTGACTCGCTCGAGGACATCGACTACAGCCTGTGCACGCTGGAGTTCGAGACGCGCCGCGAGAGCTACTTCTGGCTGCTGAACGAGCTCAACCTGTGGCGTCCGTACGTGTGGGAGTTCAGCCGCCTCAACGTGACGGGCTCGCTGCTCTCGAAACGTAAGATCAACGTGCTGGTGCGCAAGGGCATTGTCCGCGGGTTTGACGACCCCCGCCTGCTCACCCTTGCTGGCATGCGTCGCCGCGGGTACACTCCGGCCGCCATTAACCGCTTCTGCGAGCTGGTTGGTATCACCCGCTCCATGAATGTAATTCAGATCAGCATGCTGGAGAACACCCTGCGCGAGGACCTCGACGAGCGCTGCGAGCGCCGGCTGATGGTGATTGACCCAAtcaaggtggtggtggacaaCTGGAAGGGGGAGCGGATCTTCGAGTGCCCGAACCACCCGCGCAAGCCTGAGCTCGGTAGCCGCGCCTTGACATTCACGGACACCTTCTACGTCGACCGCAGTGACTTCCACACAgacgacgacaacaacaaGTTCTACGGACTCGCCCCTGGCCCACGCGTGGTGGGCCTCAAGTACTCAGGCAACGTTGTGTGCAAGAGCTTCGAGGTGGACGCCAAGGGACAGCCGATGGTGATTCATGTAGACATCGACTTCGAGCGTAAAGACAAGCCGAAGACAAATATCTCCTGGGTGAGCGCGACGGCATGTACGCCGGTGGAGGTGCGCTTGTACAATGCGCTCCTCAAGGACGACCGTGCCGCCATCGATCCCGAGTTTCTCAAGTTCATCGACGAGAAGAGCGAGGTGGTGTCGCACGGGTACGCGGAGAAGGGCGTCGAGAACTTCAAGCACTTCGAGTCGATCCAGGCGGAGCGCTTCGGGTACTTTGTCGTCGACCCTGATACGACGGCCGACCACCTCGTCATGAACCGAGTGCTGGGCCTGCGCGAGGACAAAAGCAAGGCCACCGTTGCCGAGCCGGTGCCTGCGAAGAGGaagtag
- a CDS encoding proliferative cell nuclear antigen (PCNA), putative, translating into MLEAQVQYASLWKRLVECINGLVNEANFDCNPGGLSIQAMDSSHVALVHMLLRDDCFVKYQCERNIILGLNLASLSKVLKIVDGNDSLSLRHDDDSDVVTLTSENPERTRKCEYQLKLLEIEAESMGIPEMDYRSTVTLNSAEFAKIVRDMQVFGDTVTIAISKEGVKFSSSGDVGQGYTFLQAAGVSDRSAKSEVKSEVKAEARDEDEHEPISRRYNKAEGGNGAIGVEVAMEEPITLSFALRFMGIFAKGSTLSERVTLKFAKDSPCMVEYGIDNVGYLRYYLAPKVDDAE; encoded by the coding sequence ATGCTCGAGGCTCAGGTCCAGTACGCTAGCCTGTGGAAACGCCTGGTCGAGTGCATCAACGGGTTGGTGAATGAGGCAAACTTCGACTGCAACCCTGGAGGTCTGTCCATTCAGGCCATGGACTCCAGCCACGTTGCCCTCGTGCacatgctgctgcgcgacgacTGCTTTGTGAAGTACCAGTGCGAGCGCAACATTATTCTTGGCCTCAACcttgcctccctctccaagGTGCTGAAGATCGTCGACGGCAACGACAGCCTCAGTCTGCGTCATGACGATGACTCGGACGTGGTCACCCTCACTTCTGAGAACCCGGAGAGGACGCGCAAGTGCGAGTACCAGCTGAAACTGCTCGAAATCGAGGCGGAGTCGATGGGCATTCCTGAGATGGACTACCGCAGCACTGTCACACTCAACTCCGCCGAGTTCGCGAAGATTGTGCGCGACATGCAGGTCTTCGGCGACACTGTCACCATCGCCATCAGCAAGGAGGGCGTGAAGTTCAGCTCGTCGGGCGATGTTGGGCAGGGCTACACATTCCTTCAGGCCGCCGGCGTGTCGGATCGCAGCGCCAAGTCGGAGGTGAAATCAGAGGTGAAGGCGGAGGCCCGGGACGAGGACGAGCACGAGCCCATCTCTCGCAGGTACAAcaaggcggagggcggcaacggcgccatCGGGGTCGAggtggcgatggaggagCCCATCACGCTCTCTTTTGCGCTCCGCTTCATGGGCATCTTTGCCAAGGGCTCGACGCTCAGCGAGCGCGTCACGCTCAAGTTTGCCAAGGACAGTCCTTGCATGGTGGAGTACGGCATCGACAACGTCGGTTACCTTCGTTATTACCTGGCGCCCAAGGTGGACGATGCGGAGTGA
- a CDS encoding phosphomevalonate kinase-like protein, which translates to MEASAPGKVLILGSYLIVESCTPANVGVSIGVNARFTTRIVKAESTTAGASGKTTMHMNSPQFRQSFCFVADTSAPGIVAVKQTEGSGSPFIFNAVLYSVAAAQSLGSSTDGEIWVELLADNNFYSQRNYLESQGKDVNVANLRALPPHLPLVGAVSKTGLGSSAAMTTSIVACLCHHFNADGCSHEYVHRIAQIAHSVTQGKIGSGFDVYTAVYGTCAYRRFPASRVSMMMDSAQPPSSVEVETLRRCVDMKEVWVPPEPFRLPPGVKLVLGDVHQGGSSTPGMVAKIVAWRRSVADTPDNLWEQLRRNNEAYIAALRRMIDEAAAKPDVYAASMAALQQVPSLPLFKADGESMQCIVEASRCAARSRALLRDMGLAAEVKVEPVELTDLLDDTATLPGVFAVGCPGAGGYDAVFALVLGDECAAAVEVFWEHYTKMNVCPLLVREDPSGLLVQPPP; encoded by the coding sequence ATGGAGGCGTCAGCACCCGGAAAGGTTCTCATCCTTGGTAGCTACCTTATTGTGGAGTCGTGCACCCCGGCCAATGTCGGCGTCTCGATCGGCGTGAACGCGCGCTTCACGACGCGCATCGTCAAGGCGGAGTCCACAACGGCCGGTGCTTCGGGGAAAACGACGATGCACATGAATTCGCCGCAGTTCCGTCAGTCATTCTGCTTCGTTGCCGATACGTCAGCGCCCGGCATCGTCGCGGTGAAGCAGACGGAGGGGTCGGGGAGCCCGTTTATCTTCAACGCTGTCCTGTACTCCGTGGCAGCCGCCCAGTCgctgggcagcagcaccgatgGCGAGATTTGGGTGGAGCTCCTGGCTGACAACAACTTTTACAGTCAACGCAACTATTTAGAGAGTCAAGGGAAGGACGTGAACGTGGCCAACCTGCGCGCCCTGCCACCCCACCTGCCGCTGGTCGGTGCTGTCTCCAAGACCGGCTTGGGGTCGTCTGCGGCCATGACGACCAGCATCGTGGCGTGCCTGTGCCACCACTTCAACGCGGACGGGTGCTCACACGAGTACGTCCACCGTATCGCCCAGATTGCTCACAGTGTCACACAGGGCAAGATCGGTAGCGGCTTCGACGTGTACACCGCCGTCTACGGCACGTGCGCCTACCGCCGCTTTCCTGCGAGCCGCGTATCGATGATGATGGACAGTGCTCAGCCGCCGAGCTCGGTGGAGGTAGAGACACTGAGGCGGTGTGTGGACATGAAAGAGGTGTGGGTGCCGCCCGAGCCGTTCCGCCTACCGCCTGGTGTGAAGCTGGTCCTCGGAGACGTGCACCAAGGCGGCTCCAGCACTCCTGGCATGGTCGCAAAGATCGTGGCGTGGCGCAGATCTGTCGCTGACACCCCAGACAACCTTTgggagcagctgcgtcgcaACAACGAGGCGTACATCGCCGCTCTGCGTCGCATGAtcgacgaggcggcagcgaagccGGACGTCTACGCGGCTTCTATGGCAGCGCTCCAGCAGgtgccctcgctgccgctgttcaAGGCAGACGGCGAGTCGATGCAGTGCATCGTCGAGGCGTcccgctgcgcagcccgTAGCCGTGCCCTACTGCGGGACATGGGCTTGGCCGCGGAGGTGAAGGTGGAGCCTGTAGAGCTGACCGATCTCTTGGACGACACGGCGACTCTGCCGGGTGTGTTCGCGGTTGGATGCCCTGGCGCCGGCGGATACGACGCCGTGTTCGCCCTCGTGCTCGGCGACgaatgcgccgctgctgtggaggTCTTTTGGGAGCATTACACTAAAATGAACGTCTGCCCGCTCCTGGTGCGTGAAGACCCGAGCGGCCTGCTCGTGCAGCCCCCACCGTGA